In Helicobacter ibis, a genomic segment contains:
- a CDS encoding radical SAM/SPASM domain-containing protein: MLRDDLKIDKSICNKKFFYESRKLFNLSYIWHEYSASREQLEFDLTDNVKYFYPYPKGINVSINNVCNLTCIMCPFFSKEFEKTHKTDYFKTKRVLEDSYIYDAIDYLSKAVEQYPDVTIGFTAAGEATLDDRLPKFIEHARQKGIPYRYIVTNGTMLEKVGVDLLESGLNRMAISIDGATSETYKKIRGASLDKVERGVRKCVEHARKLNAFGTNIEFDLNCVLTDIFKESDEKDMYLQKWSDCRDIITKIFFTNMVVYDEFGLDKNTQKRYEKFSCSLPWQNFSVDCYGNVTCCCTMDSSVMYNPISLGNVKELGYKGVWNGIGYKTLRKETLEQKFNKFSLCNGCAERFKMCFDVEKDTTSRHELN; this comes from the coding sequence TTGCTTAGAGACGATCTTAAAATTGATAAAAGCATTTGCAATAAAAAATTTTTTTATGAATCTAGAAAATTATTTAATTTATCGTATATCTGGCATGAGTATAGTGCTAGTAGAGAGCAATTAGAGTTTGATTTAACAGATAATGTGAAGTATTTTTATCCTTATCCAAAGGGCATTAATGTATCTATTAATAATGTATGTAATCTAACTTGTATAATGTGTCCATTTTTTTCTAAAGAATTTGAAAAAACTCATAAAACTGATTATTTTAAAACCAAAAGAGTGTTGGAAGATTCCTATATTTATGATGCAATAGATTATTTGAGTAAAGCAGTTGAACAATATCCTGATGTAACGATAGGTTTTACAGCAGCTGGGGAAGCTACGCTTGATGATAGATTGCCGAAATTTATAGAGCATGCTAGGCAAAAAGGTATCCCTTATAGATATATTGTAACTAATGGCACAATGCTTGAAAAGGTTGGAGTGGATTTGCTGGAATCCGGATTAAATAGAATGGCAATTAGTATAGATGGTGCTACAAGTGAAACTTATAAGAAGATTCGTGGTGCATCGTTAGATAAAGTAGAAAGAGGTGTGAGAAAATGTGTAGAACATGCAAGAAAATTAAATGCATTTGGGACAAATATTGAATTTGATTTGAATTGCGTTTTGACTGATATTTTTAAAGAATCTGACGAAAAAGATATGTATTTGCAAAAGTGGTCTGATTGTAGAGATATTATTACAAAGATATTTTTTACAAATATGGTTGTGTATGATGAGTTTGGATTAGATAAAAATACACAAAAAAGATATGAAAAGTTTAGTTGTTCTCTTCCATGGCAAAATTTTTCTGTTGATTGCTATGGTAATGTTACTTGCTGTTGCACAATGGATTCTAGTGTGATGTATAATCCTATTTCTTTAGGCAATGTAAAAGAACTAGGATATAAAGGTGTATGGAATGGTATTGGATATAAGACATTGAGAAAAGAAACTTTAGAGCAAAAATTTAATAAGTTTTCATTGTGTAATGGTTGTGCCGAGAGATTCAAGATGTGTTTTGATGTAGAAAAAGACACTACTAGTAGGCATGAGTTAAATTAG
- the asnB gene encoding asparagine synthase (glutamine-hydrolyzing), translating to MCRIVGGFELKSNGLLENIEFMRDSMIAGGPDDYGLFIQNEVVLAHRRLSIIDLSNHAHQPFVNDRYALVFNGEIYNYKEVAQILQKEGVNCDSRSDTEVLLESFAYFGLSCVDYFDGMFAFTIFDRLEEKLYLCRDRFGVKPLYYYYDSNCFLFSSELKGLFAYPKLQKSVNKIVLSYFLELGYVPAPYCMVENAYKLENGHYLIVNIKKARNFGIKDSINKIQYYSIKEKYGNNSFCEDSFEQALHKSISLRMVSDVSVGVCLSGGVDSSLVCAVLKEQGNSFETFSMSFLESSFDESVYAKSVADILGVKNHKFICTLKEAQDLIPSLVQIYDEPFGDTSALPTLLLAQKIRQTHKVALSADGGDELGFGYERYFWANNRYIEYRKFRAFGFLLNVLDTESSVKLLQKFGVSIGIDKFLRIKNQLQAKSFLEHYLVEITHFRKEGLKKNGLTPFVVDGVLCDNFKEMSYFDIQNYLSEDILTKTDRASMSVGLEFREPLLGRELVEYMLSLSSEENLIFKDSVAVSGKKIFKKYLEKFLPKELIYRQKMGFGVPLESWVRGELSYLLDEIDCGYFNEGYVKSLIDDFKNSIRVDFAKIWYLYIFSVWKKEWNIQ from the coding sequence ATGTGCAGAATCGTTGGTGGATTTGAGCTTAAGAGTAATGGACTTTTAGAAAATATAGAATTTATGCGAGATTCTATGATAGCTGGTGGTCCTGATGATTATGGGCTTTTTATCCAAAATGAAGTGGTATTAGCACATAGAAGGCTATCTATAATAGATCTAAGTAACCATGCACATCAGCCATTTGTAAATGATAGATATGCTCTCGTGTTTAATGGTGAGATTTATAATTACAAAGAAGTAGCACAAATTTTGCAAAAAGAAGGTGTGAATTGTGATTCTAGGAGTGATACCGAAGTTCTTTTGGAATCATTTGCTTATTTTGGGCTATCTTGTGTGGATTATTTTGATGGAATGTTTGCTTTTACTATTTTTGACAGATTGGAAGAGAAGTTATATTTATGTAGAGATAGATTCGGTGTTAAGCCACTTTATTATTATTATGATTCTAATTGTTTTTTGTTTAGTTCGGAGCTAAAGGGGCTCTTTGCTTATCCAAAGCTACAAAAAAGCGTAAATAAAATTGTATTAAGCTACTTTTTAGAATTAGGATATGTTCCTGCTCCTTATTGTATGGTGGAGAATGCTTATAAGTTAGAAAATGGGCATTATTTGATAGTAAATATTAAAAAGGCTAGGAATTTTGGAATAAAAGATTCGATTAATAAAATCCAATATTATTCTATAAAAGAGAAGTATGGTAATAATTCCTTTTGTGAAGATAGCTTTGAGCAAGCTTTACATAAGAGTATATCTCTAAGAATGGTGAGTGATGTAAGTGTAGGGGTGTGTTTAAGTGGCGGTGTGGATTCAAGCCTTGTGTGTGCGGTTTTGAAAGAGCAAGGAAATTCTTTTGAGACTTTTTCTATGTCTTTTTTGGAATCTAGCTTTGATGAGAGTGTGTATGCTAAGAGTGTGGCTGATATTTTGGGGGTTAAGAATCATAAATTCATCTGCACGCTAAAAGAAGCGCAAGATTTGATACCAAGCTTAGTTCAGATTTATGATGAGCCTTTTGGCGATACTTCAGCACTACCTACTTTGCTCCTAGCACAAAAAATTAGACAAACACACAAAGTAGCCTTAAGTGCAGATGGTGGAGATGAGCTAGGCTTTGGGTATGAGCGGTATTTTTGGGCTAATAATAGGTATATTGAGTATAGGAAGTTTAGAGCTTTTGGGTTTTTATTGAATGTTTTAGATACTGAATCTTCTGTAAAGCTTTTGCAAAAATTTGGTGTAAGTATTGGTATTGATAAGTTTTTACGGATTAAAAACCAACTTCAAGCAAAGAGTTTTTTGGAGCATTATTTAGTTGAGATTACTCATTTTAGAAAAGAGGGTTTAAAGAAAAATGGGCTTACTCCTTTTGTGGTTGATGGAGTGCTGTGTGATAATTTTAAAGAAATGAGTTATTTTGATATACAAAACTATCTAAGTGAAGATATTTTAACCAAGACTGATAGAGCTAGCATGAGCGTTGGGTTAGAGTTTAGAGAACCTTTGCTAGGAAGAGAGCTTGTAGAGTATATGTTATCACTAAGTAGTGAGGAGAATTTAATTTTTAAAGATTCTGTGGCTGTTTCTGGGAAGAAGATTTTTAAAAAGTATTTAGAAAAGTTCTTGCCAAAAGAGCTAATTTATAGGCAAAAAATGGGTTTTGGAGTTCCTTTGGAATCTTGGGTTAGAGGGGAGCTTAGTTATTTATTGGATGAGATTGATTGCGGATATTTTAATGAGGGTTATGTTAAATCTTTAATAGATGATTTTAAAAATAGCATAAGGGTTGATTTTGCTAAAATATGGTATTTATACATTTTTAGTGTTTGGAAAAAAGAGTGGAACATACAATAA
- a CDS encoding GlcG/HbpS family heme-binding protein: protein MKNILLIMLFSLCVFAQTKYKPFLDTKLALEILNNAYKESLKQNKHVSISIVDSSGALLAMVRNDNAGVHTVKASFKKAYTAASQKRPTHMIHKGIKEGSIPEDLRYLDDNFSIMDGGLPIIMDNVVVGGIGVGGAHGDEDVEIAKAGLKTLK, encoded by the coding sequence GTGAAAAATATATTATTAATAATGTTATTTAGCTTATGCGTGTTTGCTCAAACAAAGTATAAACCATTTTTAGATACTAAATTGGCACTAGAAATACTAAACAATGCTTACAAAGAATCGCTAAAACAAAATAAACATGTCAGCATTTCTATAGTTGATAGCTCAGGTGCATTATTAGCTATGGTAAGAAATGATAATGCTGGTGTTCACACGGTAAAAGCAAGCTTTAAAAAAGCATACACGGCAGCCTCTCAAAAAAGACCAACACATATGATACATAAAGGCATAAAAGAAGGATCAATTCCAGAGGATTTAAGGTATCTAGACGATAATTTCTCGATTATGGATGGTGGACTCCCAATAATAATGGATAATGTTGTAGTTGGTGGCATAGGTGTGGGTGGAGCACATGGAGACGAAGATGTAGAAATAGCAAAAGCTGGGCTTAAAACTCTAAAGTGA
- a CDS encoding class I SAM-dependent methyltransferase, translating to MTKSTQEHWDRTYSNTRDINPNWKPIYYDFRSIASVIEDAILDFKPNSIFEVGCGDSLYLPYFLQNFKSSAGGGDLLGGGIDYSPNGVRDILERLEVCGVNADIFCEDFLKLTDGLYKDSKKYTYDLIYSLGVIEHFDNPKSILEIFSTFLSDNGILISIIPNFSFFSFHKLLCYLYQPKILAIHNLMNLKQLEEEHRLEGFRIIKSGYLGKFSLGIPAYGLDSRSIFGKNYDMHKKVGNKMAKFVWNRLANTYDYRGNSVFAPYIYCVIKKS from the coding sequence ATGACAAAAAGCACACAAGAGCATTGGGATAGAACATATAGCAATACTAGAGATATAAATCCAAATTGGAAGCCAATTTATTATGATTTTAGGAGTATTGCAAGTGTCATAGAAGATGCTATTTTAGATTTTAAACCAAATAGTATTTTTGAAGTTGGTTGCGGGGATTCTCTTTATCTACCATATTTTTTACAAAACTTTAAATCTTCTGCGGGGGGGGGGGATTTATTAGGTGGAGGTATTGATTATTCGCCAAATGGAGTAAGAGATATACTGGAGAGATTAGAGGTTTGTGGTGTAAATGCTGATATTTTTTGTGAAGATTTTTTAAAACTTACAGATGGACTTTATAAAGATTCTAAAAAATATACCTATGATTTGATATATAGCCTTGGAGTTATAGAACATTTTGATAATCCAAAATCTATTTTAGAAATATTTTCTACATTTTTAAGCGATAATGGTATTTTAATAAGTATTATTCCTAATTTTTCATTTTTTTCTTTTCATAAGTTATTATGTTATTTATATCAGCCAAAAATTTTAGCTATACATAATTTAATGAATCTAAAACAATTAGAAGAAGAACATAGATTAGAAGGTTTTAGAATTATTAAGAGTGGATATTTAGGTAAGTTTTCTCTTGGTATTCCAGCATATGGGCTTGATAGCAGGTCTATATTTGGCAAGAACTATGATATGCACAAAAAAGTGGGTAATAAAATGGCGAAATTTGTATGGAATAGATTGGCTAATACTTATGATTATCGTGGAAATAGTGTTTTTGCGCCTTATATTTATTGTGTGATAAAAAAGAGCTAA
- a CDS encoding glycosyltransferase family 2 protein, protein MFLLVVPTYNRAELLKRCLGKIQSQTFKNYRVLVLDDCSKDNTKEVVESFLSDDRFSYYKFEVNNGHSDKVMMSAISLGMLDSDWIITIADDEYFYTNDHLEKVANIISKYDDINLVAVEQGYDYGDIPLLDNDRPRLPEYFTYDMLSCIEKSELRKTIKNIFKRDLIISSGFFDTAKQGANDVVFEGEGGYLNLYPQAKMAFVPNVTHIFGVVPSARRKYLDFYMWIVSVGMTAYQAKNKELFYELLKIHYSSSYPIFLNTFFSWGGDGLALMLKDFYTHKDFHKIIREIAKIYNDSFKDRFLELYEEFNNKLPTINERNKLLETSTNIVLYPENSWRAQIQDYLQHNGKNILFVADDYKEGYKRYGDILENSSKIDCVFITSGHPKIVYNLLNKLDKFGIKVATLILKDDI, encoded by the coding sequence ATGTTTTTGCTAGTTGTACCAACATATAATAGAGCAGAATTGTTAAAGAGATGTTTGGGCAAGATTCAAAGTCAAACTTTCAAAAATTACAGAGTTTTGGTGTTAGATGATTGCTCTAAAGATAATACAAAAGAGGTTGTAGAATCATTTTTGTCTGATGATAGGTTTAGTTATTATAAATTTGAAGTAAATAATGGACATTCGGATAAGGTAATGATGAGTGCAATATCACTTGGAATGTTAGATTCTGATTGGATTATAACTATTGCTGATGATGAATATTTTTATACAAATGATCATTTGGAAAAAGTAGCAAATATTATTTCTAAATACGATGATATAAATCTAGTAGCAGTCGAACAAGGTTATGATTATGGAGATATTCCATTGCTTGATAATGATAGGCCAAGATTGCCAGAATATTTTACTTATGATATGTTATCTTGTATCGAAAAATCAGAGCTAAGAAAGACGATAAAAAATATTTTTAAAAGAGATTTGATTATTAGTTCTGGATTTTTTGATACAGCAAAGCAAGGTGCTAATGATGTTGTATTTGAAGGGGAGGGAGGATATTTAAATTTATATCCACAAGCTAAAATGGCTTTTGTGCCAAATGTTACCCATATTTTTGGCGTAGTCCCTAGTGCTAGACGAAAATATTTGGACTTTTATATGTGGATTGTATCTGTTGGTATGACAGCATATCAAGCAAAAAACAAAGAATTGTTTTATGAGCTTTTAAAGATTCATTATTCTTCCTCGTATCCTATATTTTTAAATACATTCTTTTCGTGGGGTGGAGATGGATTGGCTTTGATGCTAAAAGATTTTTATACCCATAAAGATTTTCATAAAATAATAAGAGAAATTGCAAAGATTTACAATGATAGCTTTAAGGATAGATTTTTAGAACTCTATGAAGAGTTCAATAATAAATTACCAACTATTAATGAGAGAAATAAACTATTAGAAACTTCAACAAATATAGTGTTGTATCCAGAGAATTCATGGAGGGCACAGATACAAGACTATTTGCAACACAATGGTAAAAATATTTTGTTTGTAGCCGATGATTATAAAGAAGGATACAAAAGATATGGTGACATTTTAGAAAACAGCTCTAAAATTGATTGTGTTTTTATCACAAGTGGGCATCCAAAAATAGTTTATAATTTATTAAATAAATTGGATAAGTTTGGCATCAAGGTGGCTACACTAATATTGAAAGATGATATATAG
- a CDS encoding class I SAM-dependent methyltransferase, giving the protein MITFSFGRNWKRFVKYVANDEILQNAKDSLSRFFGGNFDFSNKVFLDIGCGSGIFSIAALNLGCKRVISIDVDNNSIEATQMAKDKFKPKNTENWEIFLGSILDSNLVDRLKKELTNESVILYSWGVLHHTGNLELAMQNAMDILDSAGGGGITLI; this is encoded by the coding sequence ATGATTACTTTTAGTTTTGGTAGAAATTGGAAAAGATTTGTGAAATATGTTGCAAATGATGAGATATTGCAAAATGCTAAAGATTCTCTAAGCAGGTTCTTTGGAGGCAATTTTGATTTTAGCAATAAAGTATTTTTGGATATTGGTTGTGGAAGTGGGATTTTTTCTATTGCAGCATTGAATTTGGGCTGCAAGAGAGTAATAAGTATAGATGTAGATAACAATTCAATAGAAGCAACACAAATGGCAAAAGATAAATTTAAACCAAAAAATACAGAAAATTGGGAGATTTTTTTAGGAAGCATTCTGGATTCTAACTTGGTTGATAGACTAAAAAAAGAGCTTACAAACGAAAGTGTTATTTTGTATAGTTGGGGAGTATTGCATCATACTGGCAATTTAGAATTAGCAATGCAAAATGCTATGGATATTCTAGATTCAGCGGGGGGGGGGGGAATTACGCTTATATAG
- a CDS encoding multicopper oxidase family protein, giving the protein MNRRQFLQFNALSIASIGMVYATQSHNGHNMHNMNMGHMNHNPKNTKDIYTDFISLESENMPLLDASQIPQNQSLKKLQLLKNQSKSKNSFKAKIEIIEKELEIAKGKKTRFYTYNGLIPGPKIEVYEGDEVEIEVINHLNEETTIHWHGLEIPPEQDGNPHNPIKPHQSRIYKFTIPQNSAGTYWYHPHPHYITGKQVYMGLAGAFVVKSKKDSLSHLQEQDWIISDIRLDKNAQIPQNTLTDWLNGREGELVLINGQLNPQITIDKEQRIRIYNMCAARYLNLKVENAEFILVGTDCGFIEKPITKDTLFLSPASRVEIILKPTKQGESKLYTTYYDRDKMMVEKSQEPQRIDLATLSIKEFINTIPEILRKLPKFKKATSTKEVVFSEDHMQMHGISKKTQEEIKVALASMFLQNGKTYKLDRIDLQSKVGEVETWKVTNKSHMDHPFHIHGTHFEVISSTYKKKKTKPEFRALYDTINLRQGETLELQMVQKYKGLRMYHCHILEHEDLGMMGNLEVI; this is encoded by the coding sequence AATCATAATCCCAAAAACACAAAAGACATCTACACTGACTTTATATCTTTAGAGAGTGAAAATATGCCTCTATTAGATGCTTCACAAATCCCGCAAAATCAATCTCTAAAGAAACTGCAATTATTAAAAAATCAAAGCAAAAGCAAAAATAGCTTCAAAGCAAAAATAGAAATCATAGAAAAAGAACTAGAAATAGCAAAAGGCAAAAAGACTAGATTCTACACATACAATGGGTTAATCCCCGGACCAAAAATCGAAGTCTATGAAGGAGATGAAGTAGAAATAGAAGTGATAAATCACCTAAATGAAGAAACGACAATACACTGGCATGGATTAGAAATCCCACCAGAGCAAGATGGAAATCCACACAACCCAATAAAGCCACATCAAAGCAGAATCTACAAATTTACAATTCCACAAAATTCAGCAGGGACATATTGGTATCACCCACACCCACACTACATAACAGGGAAGCAAGTATATATGGGACTAGCAGGTGCATTTGTAGTAAAATCCAAAAAAGATTCTCTATCGCATCTGCAAGAGCAAGATTGGATTATTAGCGACATAAGGCTTGATAAAAATGCACAAATCCCACAAAACACACTAACAGATTGGCTAAATGGTAGAGAAGGCGAACTTGTGCTAATAAATGGACAACTAAACCCACAAATCACAATAGACAAAGAACAAAGAATAAGAATCTACAACATGTGTGCTGCAAGATATCTAAACTTAAAAGTAGAAAATGCAGAATTTATCCTTGTTGGCACAGATTGCGGATTTATAGAAAAACCAATTACCAAAGATACCCTGTTTTTATCTCCAGCCTCAAGAGTAGAAATAATCTTAAAGCCAACAAAACAAGGGGAATCCAAACTATACACCACATACTATGACAGAGATAAAATGATGGTGGAAAAATCACAAGAGCCACAAAGAATAGACTTAGCAACACTAAGTATAAAAGAGTTTATAAACACAATCCCAGAAATACTAAGGAAACTGCCAAAGTTTAAAAAAGCAACAAGCACAAAAGAAGTAGTCTTCAGCGAAGATCACATGCAAATGCATGGGATCTCCAAAAAAACACAAGAAGAAATAAAAGTTGCACTTGCTTCCATGTTCTTACAAAATGGAAAAACTTATAAGCTAGATAGAATAGACTTGCAATCAAAAGTAGGCGAAGTAGAAACTTGGAAGGTAACAAACAAATCACATATGGATCACCCATTCCACATACATGGCACACATTTTGAAGTGATTAGTAGCACTTATAAAAAGAAAAAAACAAAACCAGAATTTAGAGCACTATATGATACGATAAACTTACGCCAAGGAGAGACTTTAGAGCTACAAATGGTGCAAAAATATAAAGGCTTAAGAATGTATCATTGTCATATATTGGAACATGAAGACTTAGGAATGATGGGGAACTTAGAAGTAATCTAA
- a CDS encoding CDP-glycerol glycerophosphotransferase family protein, whose amino-acid sequence MLFPLRGGGGFLSISDNIRYKRTKEFYEQHGGVVDNLLKLGYPGLDKPIARYNEFCKDKEESNNNLIIFLSLPHSPFIEVLIELITESLQNGYKVLYKTHGGHLELLDKEREIVKRWQDNEKFVVCYETLSDEILFESLCVVEFRSSILYTYPLITKKPALYLQPQFESYNEEDNFYCSNLHIKIHNKEEFLDTLIKLQDENFRVKRKDLIEEYINSCAYNLGGASYAVADFVDIFLKKYI is encoded by the coding sequence GTGCTATTTCCTCTGCGGGGGGGGGGGGGATTTTTGAGTATTAGTGATAATATTAGATACAAAAGGACAAAAGAGTTTTATGAGCAACATGGAGGCGTTGTTGACAATTTATTAAAACTAGGTTATCCAGGACTTGATAAACCAATAGCTAGATATAATGAGTTTTGTAAAGACAAAGAAGAATCTAATAATAATTTAATAATATTTCTCTCGCTACCACATTCGCCATTTATCGAAGTGTTAATAGAGCTTATTACAGAATCTTTACAAAATGGATATAAGGTGCTTTATAAAACTCATGGTGGTCATTTAGAATTACTAGATAAAGAGAGAGAAATAGTAAAAAGATGGCAGGACAATGAGAAGTTTGTAGTTTGTTATGAAACTTTAAGTGATGAGATATTGTTTGAAAGTCTGTGTGTGGTTGAGTTTAGAAGCTCCATTCTCTATACTTATCCATTAATTACTAAAAAACCAGCATTGTATTTGCAACCGCAATTTGAAAGTTATAATGAAGAAGATAATTTTTATTGCTCTAATTTACATATTAAAATTCATAACAAAGAAGAATTTTTAGACACTTTAATAAAATTACAAGATGAGAATTTTAGAGTTAAGAGAAAGGATTTAATAGAAGAATATATTAATAGTTGTGCTTATAATTTAGGTGGTGCAAGTTATGCAGTAGCTGATTTTGTAGATATTTTTTTAAAAAAATATATTTAA